A region from the Phycisphaerales bacterium genome encodes:
- a CDS encoding phosphotransferase, which produces MAEHGVNAGMSAEDADGLAHMLEPVLRDHCGGRLGPIEWFRSQWQRGGAATGFSLWSFENGGCVPVLVKLPVGPVEYRWTSRLGKVDDQGWADGAGLPVPRVVACGTEVGGYDLAWVVVERLSGSPLGGHGCHLVEQDVRDMLEAVVEFQSRAVAAHPVDSKAGRAVKEPDWEALIARGREEARDHVIADAPRWSEALRQVGRALPGLLNTWHARPINAWCHGDVHPGNAMRRSKENGTPTMPGGENGFAIGGGAPFCSTAGESGNDAAGEGGCVLIDMALVHPGHWLEDALYLERQFWGHEQFLHGIKPVSELARLRRERGMGGGGSGGGAAEDGDYAHLACVRRVLAAACAPALIEREGNPKYLHAALEVVEKFLPMASK; this is translated from the coding sequence ATGGCGGAACACGGGGTGAATGCTGGGATGTCGGCCGAGGACGCCGATGGTCTGGCGCACATGCTGGAGCCGGTGCTGCGGGACCACTGCGGCGGGCGATTGGGCCCGATCGAGTGGTTCCGCTCGCAGTGGCAGCGTGGAGGGGCGGCGACGGGGTTCTCGTTGTGGTCCTTTGAGAACGGCGGGTGTGTGCCGGTGCTCGTGAAGTTGCCGGTGGGTCCTGTGGAGTATCGCTGGACATCGCGGCTTGGGAAGGTGGACGACCAGGGGTGGGCGGATGGCGCGGGGTTGCCTGTGCCGAGGGTTGTGGCGTGCGGGACGGAGGTCGGGGGGTATGACCTGGCGTGGGTGGTGGTGGAGCGGCTGTCGGGCTCGCCGCTGGGCGGGCATGGGTGCCACCTCGTTGAGCAGGACGTGCGAGACATGCTCGAGGCGGTGGTGGAGTTCCAGTCGCGGGCGGTGGCGGCCCATCCGGTGGACTCGAAGGCCGGTCGGGCGGTGAAGGAGCCGGACTGGGAGGCGCTGATTGCGCGCGGGCGCGAGGAGGCGCGGGATCATGTGATTGCCGATGCACCGCGGTGGAGCGAGGCGTTGCGGCAAGTGGGGCGGGCGCTGCCGGGGCTGCTCAACACGTGGCACGCGAGGCCGATCAACGCGTGGTGCCATGGGGATGTGCACCCGGGCAACGCGATGCGGCGTTCAAAGGAGAACGGGACGCCGACGATGCCGGGGGGGGAGAACGGGTTTGCGATTGGTGGCGGTGCGCCGTTTTGCTCGACTGCGGGAGAGAGCGGAAACGATGCGGCGGGGGAGGGGGGGTGCGTGTTGATCGACATGGCGCTCGTGCATCCCGGGCACTGGCTGGAGGATGCGCTCTATCTCGAGCGGCAGTTCTGGGGGCACGAGCAGTTCCTGCACGGGATCAAGCCGGTCTCGGAACTGGCGCGGCTGCGGCGGGAGCGGGGGATGGGTGGTGGCGGGAGCGGAGGGGGAGCGGCCGAGGATGGCGACTATGCGCATCTGGCGTGCGTGCGTCGAGTGCTGGCGGCGGCGTGTGCCCCGGCGCTGATCGAGCGCGAGGGGAACCCGAAATATCTCCACGCGGCGTTGGAGGTGGTGGAGAAGTTCCTGCCGATGGCGTCGAAGTAG